A single genomic interval of Armigeres subalbatus isolate Guangzhou_Male chromosome 1, GZ_Asu_2, whole genome shotgun sequence harbors:
- the LOC134208567 gene encoding uncharacterized protein LOC134208567: MTESFNKHQNAIVKELVKAKNNRLENHNVTLLMQTFKISYHLDQIEDFLESVFETIQLAKLKIIPRNFLDKSELKLIKDKLEEQHVEFINTDQVYELLDIISVFKDKTLYFIILIPQLEPSSFNQLLLEPVPINGRTMKIPTTSALFGINSTFFIKRDCRAIETNTLCNRNDLMDVSTDNCFSKILRGYPGDVQQPFQ, from the exons ATGACAGAAAGCTTCAACAAACATCAAAATGCAATTGTAAAAGAACTTGTAAAAGCTAAAAATAATAGATTAGAGAACCACAATGTAACCCTTCTCATGcaaacattcaaaatttcatatcATTTAGATCAAATTGAGGACTTCTTAGAATCAGTATTTGAAACTATTCAACTTGCTAAACTGAAAATTATTCCCAGAAACTTTCTAGATAAGAGCGAGCTTAAACTTATCAAGGACAAATTAGAAGAACAACACGTAGAGTTCATTAATACAGATCAGGTTTACGAGCTTTTAGATATCATATCAGTCTTCAAAGACAAAACATTATATTTCATCATACTCATACCCCAACTAGAACCTTCCAGCTTCAACCAACTACTCTTAGAGCCAGTACCTATCAACGGTAGAACGATGAAGATACCTACAACATCAGCACTATTCGGAATAAACTCAACGTTTTTCATCAAAAGGGATTGTCGAGCAATCGAAACAAACACTTTATGCAACCGGAACGACCTCATGGATGTTTCCACAGATAACtgcttttcaaaaattctaagaGGATACCCAG GAGACGTTCAACAACCATTCCAATAA